One window of the Deltaproteobacteria bacterium genome contains the following:
- a CDS encoding NAD-dependent epimerase/dehydratase family protein, which produces MKVLVTGATGFIGGHLTRLLVERGDHVRALVRPASDREMLSSLEAETVFGDVRDCESVVRAAKGCDTVFHVAADYRLWVPNPSDMYETNVQGTVNVLEAALAVNVHRVVYTSTVGALGIPKNGSPGDETTPVKERDLCGPYKRSKYLAEQKALAYNGKGLPVVIVNPSTPVGPGDRKPTPTGKMIVDFLNGKIPAFLDTGLNLVHVEDVAEGHILAHQRGKPGEKYILGCRNLTLAEIFRLLAEASGLPAPKIRLPYAPVLAAAYVTEAVSRSITHREPLICLNAVRMAKRKMFFDNTKAVRELGISQTPVERALEEAVTWFRNHDYVHRTTLPEGLKHAGC; this is translated from the coding sequence TTGAAAGTCCTGGTTACGGGCGCCACCGGGTTCATCGGAGGCCATCTAACCCGCTTGCTGGTTGAACGGGGAGACCACGTCCGGGCCTTGGTGCGGCCGGCGTCCGATAGAGAGATGCTCTCATCTCTTGAGGCGGAAACCGTTTTCGGTGATGTGCGGGATTGCGAGTCCGTTGTGAGGGCCGCCAAAGGCTGCGACACGGTGTTTCATGTTGCTGCGGATTACCGGCTCTGGGTTCCCAATCCTTCGGATATGTACGAAACCAACGTGCAAGGTACGGTGAACGTGCTCGAGGCGGCCTTGGCCGTGAATGTCCATCGAGTCGTGTACACAAGCACGGTCGGCGCTTTGGGAATTCCGAAAAACGGGTCGCCGGGAGACGAGACCACCCCTGTGAAAGAGCGAGACCTCTGCGGACCGTACAAGCGCTCCAAATACCTTGCCGAACAGAAAGCCCTGGCTTATAACGGAAAAGGACTTCCTGTAGTAATAGTAAATCCGAGTACGCCGGTGGGTCCCGGAGATAGAAAGCCTACGCCCACGGGTAAGATGATCGTGGATTTTCTGAACGGGAAGATACCCGCTTTTTTGGACACTGGATTGAATCTCGTCCACGTTGAAGACGTTGCCGAAGGTCATATTTTAGCGCATCAGAGGGGCAAACCGGGCGAGAAATACATTTTAGGTTGTCGAAATCTCACATTGGCTGAGATTTTTCGATTACTGGCTGAGGCCTCGGGATTGCCCGCGCCGAAAATCCGACTGCCCTATGCCCCGGTGCTCGCGGCAGCGTATGTGACTGAGGCCGTATCGAGAAGTATCACCCACCGGGAACCTCTGATTTGTCTTAATGCGGTGAGGATGGCCAAACGAAAAATGTTTTTCGATAATACCAAGGCGGTCCGGGAACTGGGTATTTCCCAAACGCCGGTTGAGCGGGCCCTGGAAGAGGCTGTCACCTGGTTCAGGAATCATGACTATGTTCATCGGACGACTTTGCCGGAAGGTTTGAAGCATGCCGGTTGTTAG
- a CDS encoding DUF116 domain-containing protein: MPVVSQDQTETESTIGVNSRKQDRKLGDEWSDWSGDLDALEPAITESKLKFMALGLVTVLLMTAGCLLLWYLAEPRLQQLAPAWRWAVHSLLVFGLVFPGLMYVLLFIQVVFDIRILPYRFSERFLFFLLPKAVWLGRRLGQSRDKVGHSFIKVNNAVTRLQGSQVGEPTLLILLPRCLQVSVRKEIKQMAQEYPCRMTTVRGGEEARKEIQKQRPDFIIAMACERDLITGIKDVALSVPVIGIPNQRPEGPCKNTLIPVEEFRAALDCIFSKNNRK; this comes from the coding sequence ATGCCGGTTGTTAGCCAAGATCAGACGGAAACAGAGAGCACGATCGGCGTCAATTCGCGGAAGCAGGACCGTAAGCTGGGCGATGAATGGTCCGACTGGAGCGGTGATCTTGACGCCTTGGAGCCGGCCATTACGGAATCCAAGCTCAAATTCATGGCCCTCGGCCTCGTGACAGTACTGCTGATGACGGCCGGATGCCTCTTATTGTGGTATCTTGCGGAGCCGCGCCTTCAACAACTGGCGCCGGCTTGGCGATGGGCGGTTCACAGCTTGCTGGTGTTCGGTTTGGTTTTTCCGGGTTTGATGTACGTGTTGCTGTTCATTCAAGTTGTGTTCGACATTCGGATCCTTCCATACCGTTTCAGTGAACGCTTCCTGTTTTTTCTTCTTCCCAAGGCGGTCTGGCTGGGAAGACGGCTCGGCCAATCCCGGGACAAGGTGGGGCATTCGTTCATCAAGGTCAACAATGCAGTGACTCGGCTCCAAGGGTCTCAGGTCGGAGAGCCGACGTTGCTGATCTTGCTGCCCCGTTGCCTTCAGGTTTCGGTGCGCAAAGAGATCAAACAGATGGCGCAAGAATACCCGTGTCGGATGACCACGGTTAGGGGAGGGGAGGAGGCTCGAAAAGAAATCCAAAAACAGCGTCCCGACTTCATCATTGCCATGGCGTGCGAACGGGATTTGATTACGGGCATAAAAGACGTGGCGCTTTCCGTTCCAGTAATCGGTATACCGAACCAACGACCGGAAGGACCCTGCAAAAACACTCTGATCCCTGTCGAAGAGTTCAGAGCAGCCCTCGACTGTATTTTCTCCAAAAACAATCGAAAGTAG
- the hpnH gene encoding adenosyl-hopene transferase HpnH encodes MRFPIQLHLSMMRYLLSNGLHGVKRFPLVLMLEPTHQCNLNCSGCGRIREYADSLHRSLSLEECLASVDEAGAPVVTVTGGEPLILSNIGRIIRGIVDRGKHVFLCTNGTLLKEKLAEFTPDVRLTFNIHLDGFGEAHDRILGRRGVFESAVEAIRSAKEKGFRVSTNTTVYKDSDPSNLARLLDMLHRLDVDGMLVSPAFDYESVHEDLFLDREEIVRKFNSLSHVFDGRRMISSPIYLEFLSGKRDLRCTPWGNPTRNPKGWKSPCYLITDTHYASFEELMEKTDWDRYESGMDLRCRNCMVHCGFEPSVVRTVGSHPGDLIKMIRWNLDA; translated from the coding sequence GTGCGATTTCCTATTCAGCTTCATCTGTCCATGATGAGGTATTTGCTGTCCAATGGGTTACACGGAGTCAAGCGATTCCCGTTGGTCCTTATGTTGGAGCCGACGCATCAATGCAACCTGAACTGTTCAGGTTGCGGGCGCATTCGAGAGTATGCCGACTCGTTGCACCGCTCCCTTTCACTAGAAGAATGCCTGGCCTCCGTGGACGAAGCGGGGGCGCCGGTGGTCACCGTCACCGGGGGCGAGCCCCTCATATTATCCAACATAGGCCGCATCATTCGAGGAATCGTGGATCGTGGAAAGCACGTCTTCCTGTGCACCAACGGTACGTTGCTGAAAGAGAAGTTGGCTGAGTTCACGCCCGACGTGCGTCTGACGTTTAACATTCATCTGGATGGATTCGGAGAGGCGCACGACCGGATCCTCGGCCGGCGCGGCGTGTTCGAGTCCGCAGTGGAGGCCATTCGATCGGCCAAAGAAAAAGGGTTTAGGGTCAGCACCAATACAACGGTATACAAAGACAGCGACCCGTCCAATCTGGCGCGCCTGCTGGACATGTTGCACCGACTGGACGTGGACGGCATGCTCGTTTCGCCTGCGTTTGACTACGAAAGTGTGCACGAGGACCTGTTTCTCGACCGGGAGGAAATCGTCCGTAAGTTCAATTCGCTGTCCCATGTGTTCGATGGCCGCCGCATGATCAGCTCCCCCATATACCTCGAGTTTCTTTCCGGCAAACGTGATCTTCGCTGCACTCCCTGGGGTAATCCGACTCGAAATCCAAAGGGTTGGAAATCCCCCTGCTATCTCATTACGGATACCCATTACGCGAGCTTCGAAGAATTGATGGAGAAGACGGACTGGGATCGGTACGAATCGGGAATGGACCTTCGCTGTCGTAACTGTATGGTCCACTGCGGCTTTGAACCGTCCGTCGTCCGCACCGTCGGTTCCCACCCCGGCGATCTGATAAAGATGATCCGTTGGAACCTGGATGCCTGA
- a CDS encoding carotenoid biosynthesis protein codes for MPEIPQLLLGTFLFRPYVFVFLGIYVLSCATAYGLRTSLSFLVLGYLIAFASEFSSIHNGFPYGHYYYIPTTTHRELWIAGVPFMDSISYVFMSYAGYGMALFLRTPSGDVENQEYWSCVRKVETSWRTLVLGAVLFVFLDVIIDPVAFRGDRWFLGKIYGYREEGFYFGIPLSNFLGWLFVGFALIKTFQLLLGSDLFRAARGLEPGRAKWSRLLGPVLYGLIVLGNLSVTFWIGEAMLGLAGSGMSAILLFFVIRKVRRRKQHLPG; via the coding sequence ATGCCTGAAATCCCCCAACTTCTCCTGGGAACCTTCCTTTTTCGCCCCTACGTGTTCGTATTTCTGGGCATCTACGTCTTAAGCTGTGCGACCGCGTACGGCCTGCGCACATCGCTGTCATTTCTTGTGCTGGGCTACCTGATTGCTTTTGCATCCGAGTTTTCGTCCATACACAACGGTTTTCCCTACGGTCATTATTATTATATTCCCACTACTACGCACCGGGAGCTGTGGATCGCCGGCGTTCCTTTCATGGACTCCATATCGTATGTGTTCATGTCCTACGCCGGCTATGGCATGGCTCTCTTTTTACGGACTCCATCGGGCGACGTTGAGAATCAGGAGTACTGGTCCTGCGTCCGTAAGGTGGAAACTTCATGGCGCACACTGGTCCTCGGGGCGGTTCTTTTCGTCTTTCTAGACGTCATCATAGATCCTGTCGCGTTTCGCGGCGACCGCTGGTTTTTGGGAAAAATCTATGGCTACCGGGAGGAAGGGTTCTATTTCGGAATTCCGTTATCCAATTTCTTGGGCTGGTTATTCGTGGGATTCGCGCTCATAAAGACGTTTCAGTTGCTGTTGGGAAGCGATCTGTTTCGCGCTGCCCGAGGACTCGAGCCGGGGCGGGCGAAATGGAGCCGGCTTTTGGGCCCCGTCCTATATGGTCTGATTGTGCTGGGAAACCTGAGTGTGACTTTCTGGATCGGTGAAGCGATGCTCGGGCTCGCAGGATCCGGGATGTCCGCGATCTTATTGTTTTTCGTGATTCGGAAAGTCCGACGTCGCAAACAGCACCTGCCCGGCTGA
- a CDS encoding NTP transferase domain-containing protein gives MNVSPNGVRAAAVIFAAGRGSRMTGYEGNKTLLPLKAEASSYVGSRPFLHEILDNLPEGSKAVVVNYRKEDVVSATRSYDPAYVEQPVTDGTGGALLAARWFLRQVPEDKVIVTMGDVPLIRRETFRSLLECANRQAFAVLGFKPRDKAQYGVLEMESDRVVRITEWRYWKEYAPERRAQLRVFNAGIYAGDRAAILRFLEDLEARPHLVEKRRGGRTVSVKEYFITDLVELMTSAGVAVGCHICEDETEVMGVDDPDALEMVQREYSRRRLQGN, from the coding sequence ATGAACGTGTCACCCAACGGAGTGCGGGCCGCCGCCGTCATCTTCGCCGCCGGTCGGGGAAGCCGAATGACCGGATATGAAGGGAATAAAACGCTCTTACCTCTGAAAGCGGAGGCTTCATCCTACGTGGGCAGCCGTCCGTTTTTGCACGAGATTCTGGATAACTTGCCTGAAGGGTCCAAGGCGGTCGTGGTGAACTACAGGAAGGAAGACGTGGTGTCCGCCACCCGGAGCTATGATCCGGCGTACGTCGAGCAGCCGGTCACCGATGGAACCGGAGGGGCTTTGCTGGCCGCAAGATGGTTTCTGAGGCAGGTTCCGGAAGACAAGGTGATTGTGACCATGGGAGACGTTCCGCTGATTCGGAGAGAGACGTTTCGTTCTCTGTTGGAATGCGCAAACCGGCAGGCCTTTGCGGTGCTTGGCTTCAAACCGCGGGACAAGGCTCAATACGGGGTTCTCGAGATGGAGTCGGACCGCGTGGTCAGGATCACCGAATGGAGATATTGGAAGGAGTATGCGCCGGAACGCAGAGCACAGTTACGTGTTTTCAACGCGGGGATATATGCCGGAGATCGAGCCGCCATTCTGAGATTTCTGGAAGACTTGGAGGCGCGTCCCCATCTCGTTGAAAAACGTCGAGGCGGAAGAACGGTGTCGGTGAAGGAATATTTCATCACGGATCTGGTGGAATTGATGACCAGCGCGGGCGTGGCCGTTGGTTGTCATATCTGTGAGGATGAAACGGAAGTCATGGGGGTCGACGATCCGGACGCATTGGAGATGGTCCAGCGTGAGTATTCCAGGCGCCGGTTGCAGGGGAACTGA
- a CDS encoding sigma-54-dependent Fis family transcriptional regulator: MDSKSVGLLNEIRLEYVKHLSVKFLDLLAPTELPAFEAHFSEWLEGMGSPESGEDDGIPRYFRPRESGSFQSAELAAAYDAVPAVRGKLYQFIVSGMFLDYLKTLRNGDFETIKKEFSEKLDQLVKAYYLPTSEIRKEDLNLLQDELTRITLNYYHISGHIMSGDVRIASDLSGKEDLALIWGNLDDLDRKLDELERLARSEIPILVTGETGTGKTFLARHIHQLSRRSRYRCLIVNCASIPSLLFQSELFGYRKGAFTGAVQDKMGLFKAADRGTIFLDEIGELAPEDQVKLLQVLETQSFFPLGSLQEVSIDVRFMSGTNRPLEKAVQEGCFRQDLYYRIKGAEIGLPPLRDRIEVLPRLAQRIMERISEREGVKPAGISSATMELLKRYAWPGNVRELENVLQRAMALSRPGDIEPRHLPDEIAGLGPKTRKPSDAGGYLLRARLRSQGVEDRFLEEFLVLSRGTSFSTADLASKHPLPAGRGNVADESRMRMARRMLEPIKDEIIEDNGSRARAVRYRVRSSLLDQPFRGAADEINRAADEFHLTRRKAFQLYDVLMECREAGLTAETLADLARISIRQAHALLYRLQHRGVAPQLYKKPADRVQ; encoded by the coding sequence GTGGATTCGAAGTCTGTAGGGCTTCTGAACGAAATACGTCTCGAATACGTAAAGCATCTGTCCGTCAAGTTTCTAGACCTGCTGGCGCCCACTGAATTGCCTGCGTTTGAAGCCCATTTTTCGGAATGGTTGGAAGGGATGGGCAGCCCGGAATCCGGCGAGGATGATGGGATCCCCCGATACTTTCGCCCAAGGGAGTCGGGATCGTTTCAGAGCGCCGAGTTGGCCGCCGCATACGACGCCGTTCCTGCGGTCCGAGGAAAACTGTATCAGTTCATTGTGTCGGGCATGTTTCTGGATTATCTGAAGACGCTGCGCAACGGTGATTTCGAAACCATAAAGAAAGAATTCTCGGAGAAATTGGATCAGCTCGTTAAAGCCTATTACCTCCCCACATCGGAGATCAGAAAGGAAGATCTGAATCTCCTCCAGGATGAATTGACTCGGATCACTCTTAATTATTATCACATATCCGGACACATCATGTCCGGCGATGTCCGGATTGCCTCCGATTTGTCCGGAAAGGAAGACTTGGCCCTCATCTGGGGCAACCTAGATGACCTGGATCGAAAACTGGATGAACTCGAACGGTTGGCCAGGTCCGAGATCCCGATCCTTGTTACCGGCGAAACCGGAACCGGGAAGACCTTCTTGGCCCGCCATATTCACCAATTGAGTCGCCGGTCGCGATACCGCTGCCTGATCGTCAATTGCGCTTCCATACCGTCTCTTTTGTTTCAAAGCGAGCTGTTCGGATACAGAAAGGGGGCTTTCACCGGCGCGGTCCAGGACAAAATGGGATTGTTCAAAGCGGCCGATCGCGGTACCATCTTTTTGGACGAAATAGGAGAACTGGCGCCGGAAGACCAGGTAAAGCTATTGCAGGTGTTGGAAACACAATCGTTTTTTCCTCTGGGGAGCCTTCAGGAAGTTTCCATCGACGTTCGGTTCATGTCCGGCACGAATCGTCCCCTGGAGAAAGCGGTACAAGAAGGCTGTTTCCGACAGGACTTGTATTACCGCATTAAAGGAGCTGAGATCGGTTTACCGCCCTTGAGGGATCGCATCGAGGTTCTGCCTCGACTGGCCCAACGGATCATGGAGAGGATCAGCGAACGGGAGGGCGTGAAACCGGCCGGCATCAGCAGCGCCACCATGGAACTGTTGAAAAGGTATGCCTGGCCGGGCAACGTGCGCGAGTTGGAGAACGTGCTGCAACGGGCCATGGCGCTGTCCCGTCCGGGAGACATTGAACCCAGGCATCTTCCGGACGAGATCGCGGGCTTGGGGCCGAAGACGAGGAAGCCCTCGGATGCCGGCGGGTATCTGCTGCGAGCGCGTCTGCGGAGTCAGGGGGTTGAAGACCGCTTTTTGGAAGAATTCCTGGTCCTTTCACGTGGAACCAGCTTCAGCACGGCGGATCTGGCGTCCAAACATCCGCTGCCGGCCGGGCGCGGGAACGTCGCGGACGAAAGCCGCATGCGCATGGCCCGGCGTATGCTCGAGCCGATCAAGGATGAGATCATCGAGGACAATGGATCGAGGGCGCGAGCCGTGCGGTATCGGGTGCGCAGCTCCCTCCTGGATCAACCGTTCAGAGGGGCGGCCGATGAAATCAACCGGGCCGCCGACGAATTTCATTTGACCAGGCGCAAGGCGTTTCAGCTCTATGACGTACTGATGGAGTGCCGGGAGGCCGGTTTGACGGCGGAAACACTGGCGGATCTCGCGAGGATTTCCATCCGACAGGCCCACGCCCTCCTGTACCGGTTGCAGCATCGGGGAGTGGCGCCTCAACTGTATAAAAAGCCGGCCGACCGGGTGCAATAG
- a CDS encoding ABC transporter substrate-binding protein — translation MDKGRLKFLLVEAGFWFYSVFALAVMFVMLIPALFPPEKPPYPIEESPVYGGTLRIDVGAPLGDLNPYGGGHHGATYAMQAMYNFLCAKAGEGKLSPDLADSWTSDETSRIWRFHLRQGVSFHNGRKVTAADVKYSIQEAFRQWFPSMKESVHGIEILNEAHVGIRLSVSFPDFLEYVSQIPIIPKDSLQNGTDWYESPVGTGPFRFGSRDGDRSIVLDAFPGYYEGRPRLDHLEFTFPDPEESVLWRFLKERSDAVLEAEPRYLLFLNGVPYFQRAYLTTIPYYYVIMINHRRPPFDDSRARAAVAYAIDASRLSENFVGGGEAPVHAGQPWEEAAPFAKPLPFDFRKAEDLLASAGWKLGDDGLYVNKDSEPFEVNLLVPAEFTWEIDAAERLQGQLLRFGIDLHVEIMEYRAMEEGRLKPGRFDAALNIVRLHIDQPEHMHNLFHSTGGWNFGGYGNPDADALLAGVLHEPDRDRRMELYRELGRRFSDDLPVIFLAQKRIVSTMSDYFGGLESVTVRPSARKEYQLVYLKQGAEPGGFQLLNHQRAPELGLFWGKPTFLEAVDAYRKDSQ, via the coding sequence ATGGACAAGGGAAGGCTCAAATTCCTGCTGGTGGAGGCGGGCTTCTGGTTCTATTCTGTTTTCGCCCTGGCGGTGATGTTCGTAATGCTGATTCCGGCCCTTTTCCCGCCCGAAAAGCCGCCTTACCCCATCGAGGAAAGTCCCGTGTACGGAGGAACGCTGCGGATCGACGTGGGCGCTCCCCTGGGAGATCTGAATCCTTACGGCGGAGGACATCACGGGGCCACGTACGCCATGCAGGCCATGTACAATTTCCTGTGCGCCAAGGCTGGGGAAGGGAAGTTGTCGCCCGATCTGGCCGACTCGTGGACCTCGGACGAGACGTCGAGGATCTGGCGCTTCCATCTTCGCCAAGGCGTTTCCTTTCACAACGGCCGGAAAGTGACTGCCGCGGACGTGAAATATTCCATTCAGGAAGCGTTTCGACAATGGTTTCCTTCAATGAAGGAGAGCGTCCATGGGATTGAGATCTTGAATGAAGCACACGTTGGCATCCGGCTGTCGGTTTCCTTTCCGGATTTCCTGGAGTATGTTTCCCAGATACCGATCATTCCGAAGGACTCACTGCAAAACGGAACCGACTGGTACGAATCTCCCGTGGGCACGGGCCCGTTCCGGTTCGGATCCCGGGACGGCGACAGGAGCATCGTGCTCGACGCCTTCCCGGGCTACTACGAAGGACGGCCGCGCCTGGACCACCTGGAGTTCACGTTTCCGGATCCTGAAGAGAGCGTCTTGTGGCGGTTTCTCAAGGAGAGATCGGATGCGGTGCTGGAAGCGGAACCGCGATATCTGCTGTTTTTGAACGGCGTCCCATACTTCCAGCGGGCCTATTTGACCACCATTCCGTACTACTACGTCATCATGATCAACCACCGGCGCCCCCCTTTTGACGATTCCCGGGCTAGGGCCGCTGTTGCGTACGCCATCGACGCGTCCCGGTTGAGCGAGAATTTTGTCGGAGGAGGGGAAGCCCCTGTTCATGCAGGGCAGCCTTGGGAAGAAGCGGCGCCGTTTGCAAAACCGCTCCCGTTCGATTTTCGGAAAGCCGAGGACCTCCTGGCGTCCGCCGGCTGGAAACTGGGGGATGACGGGCTGTACGTTAACAAAGATTCCGAGCCTTTCGAGGTGAATCTTCTCGTGCCGGCCGAGTTCACCTGGGAGATCGACGCGGCCGAACGCTTGCAGGGCCAGCTCCTGCGATTCGGCATCGACCTGCACGTCGAAATCATGGAGTACCGCGCCATGGAGGAAGGCCGCCTGAAACCGGGTCGATTCGACGCCGCATTGAACATCGTAAGGCTGCACATCGATCAGCCGGAACACATGCACAATCTCTTTCACAGCACAGGGGGTTGGAACTTCGGCGGATACGGCAATCCCGATGCGGATGCGCTGCTGGCAGGAGTGCTTCACGAACCGGACCGGGATCGGAGGATGGAGCTGTACCGCGAGCTGGGAAGACGGTTTTCGGACGATCTCCCCGTCATATTTCTTGCCCAAAAACGCATCGTGTCCACCATGTCCGATTACTTCGGAGGACTCGAGAGCGTAACTGTCAGGCCCTCCGCCCGCAAGGAGTATCAGCTTGTCTACCTGAAGCAGGGCGCCGAACCGGGAGGGTTTCAGCTCCTCAACCATCAGCGTGCTCCGGAACTGGGCCTGTTCTGGGGCAAACCGACGTTTCTGGAGGCCGTGGACGCCTATCGCAAGGATTCCCAGTAG
- a CDS encoding radical SAM protein yields the protein MTSPNHRPSRFLVEHGISWEGNQWCVLLHTVNRSLKLLEQEPWNAIKTGRITKAYGPLFEDLCRSDILAPEGVDEVKVLKNWRNSQYYANKELAVKVKVTEDCNLACDFCIQEGMKRPVSMSREIAEQCVTFLRDRIAKEKPEAVRVMLTGGEPLMNQTAIRSFGMLLQFCNGKGIPCDLSLTTNGTLLTRKMVRELHWLGVRTVRVSIFGTRETHDRRRTFKNGSGSYRLIEQNLLEAAPFVRFRILMQYDEQNEDYLKYPKLFQRLKELGLDEAVEDVEMGPLLPREYDFGRLGSTLCSNVSKPEIYAYLEDEARKYGLKPPVELPSSGCMANYRSCLVIDVDGNLVSCPTISHSQHPGLTYGNVCRGIDFVKESQVIARPLADSCFECNVAGLCDGGCRQQSLVKNGDFDGLHCTREYLEALVRKYMEDKVKGYLSSLRGTEAGRKARAA from the coding sequence ATGACAAGCCCGAACCACCGTCCATCCCGTTTTCTGGTCGAACACGGGATTTCATGGGAAGGCAACCAATGGTGCGTGCTCCTGCACACCGTCAACCGGAGCTTGAAGCTCCTGGAACAGGAGCCGTGGAACGCGATCAAGACAGGCCGGATAACGAAAGCGTACGGTCCTCTGTTCGAGGACCTGTGCCGGTCGGATATTCTGGCGCCCGAAGGCGTCGACGAGGTCAAGGTGCTGAAAAACTGGCGTAACAGCCAATACTACGCCAACAAAGAGCTGGCCGTGAAGGTGAAAGTCACGGAAGACTGCAATCTCGCTTGTGATTTTTGCATACAGGAGGGCATGAAACGTCCGGTCAGCATGTCCAGAGAAATTGCCGAACAGTGCGTGACCTTCCTTCGGGATCGCATCGCAAAAGAAAAGCCGGAAGCGGTTCGTGTGATGTTAACGGGGGGAGAGCCCCTGATGAACCAGACGGCCATCCGGAGCTTCGGGATGCTGCTCCAGTTCTGCAACGGAAAGGGTATACCCTGCGATCTGTCGCTTACGACCAATGGGACCCTGCTTACCAGGAAGATGGTCCGCGAGCTGCACTGGCTGGGCGTTCGAACGGTTCGAGTGTCCATTTTCGGGACGCGGGAAACCCATGATCGGAGACGCACTTTCAAAAACGGCAGCGGTTCTTACCGGTTGATCGAACAAAACCTGCTTGAGGCCGCCCCGTTCGTCCGGTTTCGAATACTCATGCAATACGACGAACAGAATGAGGACTATCTCAAATATCCCAAGCTGTTTCAGCGGCTGAAGGAGTTGGGACTCGATGAGGCGGTGGAAGATGTGGAGATGGGCCCTTTGCTTCCCCGAGAGTATGATTTCGGCCGGTTGGGATCCACGCTTTGCAGCAACGTTTCCAAACCGGAGATATACGCCTATTTAGAGGATGAAGCCAGGAAGTACGGTCTCAAACCGCCGGTCGAGCTGCCGTCCAGCGGGTGCATGGCCAACTACCGGAGTTGCCTGGTAATAGACGTGGATGGCAACTTGGTCAGTTGTCCCACGATCTCCCACTCGCAGCACCCCGGACTGACCTATGGGAACGTGTGCCGGGGCATCGATTTCGTGAAAGAATCCCAGGTCATAGCGAGACCTTTGGCGGATTCCTGTTTCGAGTGCAACGTGGCCGGATTGTGCGACGGCGGATGCCGCCAGCAGAGCCTGGTGAAAAACGGCGATTTCGACGGTCTTCACTGCACCCGGGAATATCTCGAGGCGTTGGTCCGTAAGTACATGGAAGACAAGGTAAAAGGGTATCTTTCGAGTCTTCGGGGAACGGAGGCCGGGAGGAAGGCCAGAGCCGCATGA
- a CDS encoding MFS transporter — translation MNRGLWLLVSLEFMAVLGNQLLSLAIYCMLVLGVETSAQNLLALFVSVQVTALLMVPIAGPLLERVGPVNVLVYSGIGKAALLGILSVASENGSSVYPLYALAMGLDLFQISGRSSALPLLVRRIDLVKANAVRQKMSVCANILGPAVMGLVITEFGSRPGIAASALLFGVAALGAGWLPLESMKHRQNVRLREGTLHRFREFFRSSPQIKELLRIMLFWMAASGLFQYGFPLWFNEKPSANAFGMGVAFSMFNLGAFGGAVVVFRLGNDRFKSVLRQSLLVEASCILSLALISQGVAFEGGLLLLIGAASAIQQVMLESGLQAGCPPHLLARLMSLGAGLRCFGALIGAMLGALVVHQFGMTSSLLLAAAAFALISFRIGTGATDLPYAGESASNAPSP, via the coding sequence ATGAACCGCGGACTGTGGCTGCTCGTTTCGCTCGAGTTTATGGCTGTCTTGGGTAACCAGCTGCTCAGCCTGGCCATTTACTGCATGCTGGTATTGGGCGTCGAAACAAGCGCCCAGAACCTGCTCGCGCTATTCGTCAGTGTGCAAGTGACCGCGCTCTTGATGGTTCCGATAGCAGGGCCTCTCCTGGAACGAGTGGGGCCGGTGAACGTCCTCGTGTATAGCGGGATCGGCAAAGCCGCGCTGCTGGGAATTCTTTCGGTGGCTTCGGAGAACGGTTCGTCCGTCTACCCCCTATACGCCTTAGCGATGGGCCTGGACCTGTTTCAAATCTCCGGAAGATCCTCCGCTTTGCCGCTGCTGGTGCGCCGGATCGATCTGGTGAAAGCCAATGCCGTTCGGCAGAAAATGTCGGTTTGCGCCAACATCCTGGGACCGGCCGTCATGGGCTTGGTGATTACTGAATTCGGGTCCCGACCGGGCATAGCAGCGAGCGCACTGCTCTTCGGCGTGGCCGCGTTGGGCGCCGGATGGCTGCCTCTGGAAAGTATGAAGCATCGACAGAACGTCCGGCTCAGGGAAGGAACGCTTCACAGGTTCAGGGAATTCTTTCGATCTTCTCCTCAGATCAAAGAGCTACTCCGGATCATGTTGTTCTGGATGGCGGCCTCCGGTCTCTTTCAATACGGGTTTCCGCTGTGGTTCAATGAAAAGCCCTCGGCGAACGCGTTTGGGATGGGAGTCGCATTCTCCATGTTCAATCTGGGCGCCTTCGGAGGCGCCGTGGTCGTATTCAGACTCGGGAACGATCGATTCAAAAGTGTGCTGCGTCAAAGTCTACTGGTCGAGGCATCGTGCATTTTGAGTTTGGCGCTGATCTCCCAAGGGGTCGCGTTTGAAGGCGGTCTTCTCCTGCTGATCGGGGCCGCTTCGGCTATCCAGCAGGTCATGTTGGAAAGCGGCCTTCAGGCCGGTTGTCCTCCTCATCTCCTGGCAAGACTCATGTCTCTGGGCGCGGGACTTCGTTGCTTTGGGGCACTGATCGGAGCAATGCTGGGGGCTCTCGTGGTTCACCAGTTCGGCATGACTTCTTCGCTCTTGCTTGCCGCGGCGGCGTTTGCACTGATATCGTTCAGGATCGGTACTGGGGCCACTGATCTTCCATACGCCGGCGAATCCGCATCCAACGCTCCTTCACCATAA